Genomic DNA from Paucilactobacillus hokkaidonensis JCM 18461:
TTTAGTTACGTAATCATCAGCACCCATTTCAAGGCCCAAAACTTGATCGCTCTCAGAGTCACGAGCTGTCAGCATGATGATTGGTACGGTTGGAGAAACACGTCGCAGCTCTGCAGCAACTTGCATTCCATCCATTTTAGGCAAGTTAAGATCCAAAGTTACAATATCCCACTCATCGGCTGCACTCTTAAACATTTCAACGGCCTCTTCACCATCATAGGCAAAATGGGTATCCCAATTTTCTTTTTTAAAAAACATTGCCATCATTTCAGACACTGATTTATTATCTTCTACCATTAGTAATTTCATGTGTTTTTCTCCTCCCGGAAGCGGTTCATTTATAATTTAGTATACGGCTTTTACCTTCTTTTGAATAGTCTAACTCAAATTCAAACAAATCCATTATACAAAACAGTTATAATATTTAAATGATGTAAATGTGAAGAAAAAATGTATTATTGGCAAAATAAAAGAACACCATCCTAAAATGATGTTCCCTTTAAAAACCGGTGTGTCACAAAACAAAGTCTGTGACGCACTCTCAATGGAGATGAGGGGAGTCGAACCCCTGTCCAAGCATATCGCCATTCCAACCTCTACGCTCATGTATCAACTACTTAGATTTCGCTAATTAACACGCCGCTGATCAGGGCTTAATTAACTAGCTAGTCTGATTAATCTCTTCTATTCGCTCCAGACGGAAGCTCCTAGCGTAAGTTCACTAAATTTAGGACCCGTTATCGAACCGTGAACAAACCCGGACGGATCTACACTCGCTGGTATTAAGCAGCTAAAGCGTAAGAATTGTTATTATTTTTTGCAGTTATAATAAACTGAGCGTTTTAACGAAGACGCAACCTTCGAAGCGCAGTCAAAACTCAACCTATACCTGTCGAATCCATAAACATCCCCATATTTACAGCCACAATCTTACCATAAAATGAGTGTTAGGCCAATCAACTTGCTCCATTTAACCAAAAAAGAGCTCACCAACTGGGAAACTCCATAATTTAAACTTTAATTTTAGTACCAGCCGTTTGATAACCAGTGTTGTTGTGCGGCTGACCATGAACCGTAACGACTAGCAACATAGCTGTCGGCTACTTTTTCTTGGTTGGCTGCAGAATAGTCACCATTCAGGTAACTTGAACTCAATTGATATTTACCAACATATTGTCCGTTTCTAGCTGTATATGAACCACCAGATTCGTGACTAGCAATCCAAGCTTTAGCAGAAGAATCAGAACCACTTGTCTGACTTGTGTAGTTAGAAGAACTAGCTGCACTTGAGCCGTTTGAACTATTATTTGAAGTAGTTGCTTGGCTACTTGATGTGCTTGAAGCTGCAGGTGTAGATTCAACTTCTTGTTGTGTTGCTGGACGAATTTCACCGTCAGTTGTAATCATTAATTTTTGGTTAACGTAAATCAAGTTAATGTCAGAAATATTATTTTTCTTAGCTAAATCATTAACCATACTGTTATCATTTGCATACTTGTAAGAAATTGCTGAAAGTGTGTCGCCAGACTTAACAGTGTAAATTTCATCAGCACTGGCATTAGTTGCGACAGCGATTGTTCCAAATGCTACTGCACCGATTGCTGCAGCAGAAAACTTAAGAGCATTCTTTCGTAAATTCATAAATTAAAAAACCATCCTTTTTTGAGTTTGCAGTTATTTCATCAACATTGAGTATCATACCTGATAGATATTACTAATATGTAACAGACAGTTTTCTTTTTTAGCCTTTTTTGTGTTTTTTGTAATAATTTGAAATATATCTCTCTATAATTGTTTTTTAATCCTTGAAAACACAATAATCTAGTTACTATCATCTTTTTACGGTATGATGTTCATAAACGGGAGGCAGGCTGGCCTATGAATAACAATGAATTGATATTGCATCAAATTGACATGTTACTGGACGAAATTAAAACAGACTTTGACCATTATCATCGACAACTAAGTCTAAACCGTGGCGCTGATAACATTAGGTTATCATTACAGATGGAAAGAGTTGCCATCAATGAAATGATTTTTTTAGTAACTTTTTTAAAGTTAATCCAACAACGACCAGTTGAAATCCAACAATTAATTAATCATTTTAATCTTTCAAAATCACAACTACAAAATGAAACAGCAAAATTTAATCGCTTTGTTACCACAACAGATGACTATTTGACTACACTGACTGAGGCATCACACATGCAACATTTCCTGACTAACAAATCATTAATGGAGTCGTCAGAAATGAACAAACAAATAATTGTAGATGATTTGATTAAAACGGTTAAGGATTTTCGCTGATTGAGTGCATTTTGTTCTTAACGGTTTAGATAAAATTAATTGAATGTGGTTTTCCTGCAACGTTTGATACGCGTGTTTGACTATCGCTCCTTCTACTAAAATTGGATAAACGTGTTTGGCAATCGCAGATGGCTACATGTAATAAAAAAATAACGATGACATGGTCAAAAATCCGACCATATCATCGTTATTTTTACGTTACACTCCGTCATCTAATCGCGATTGCCCACACTCTACATTTGTTGCTTAGTAGGTCTCAACAATATTTCATTAATGCTTACATTATCCGGTTGATCAATTGCATATGCTACAGCATTAGCAATATCTTCGGCCTTCAAACCAATTTCACGTTCACTGTTATACGTGTTTTGCTTTGTTTTTTCATCAGTAATTGTTGAATATAATTCCGTCTCAACTGCTCCTGGTGAAACAATCATTGAACGAATATTATTTTGACTTTCTTCTTGCCGTAAGCCTTCCATAATTGTCCGAACTGCAAATTTAGTACCGGCATAAACCGCTGTATTAGGATGCACCACATGTCCTGCAACTGAATCTGTTGCAATAATTTGACCACCGCCCTGTTTTTGCATAATTGGCAGCGCTGCAGCAATCCCGTAAAGGACCCCTTTAATATTGACGTCAATCATTTTCTCCCACTCTGTTACTTTCAATAAATGAAGCTCTGAAATCGGCATCAAACCAGCATTGTTATATAACACATC
This window encodes:
- a CDS encoding LysM peptidoglycan-binding domain-containing protein; translated protein: MNLRKNALKFSAAAIGAVAFGTIAVATNASADEIYTVKSGDTLSAISYKYANDNSMVNDLAKKNNISDINLIYVNQKLMITTDGEIRPATQQEVESTPAASSTSSSQATTSNNSSNGSSAASSSNYTSQTSGSDSSAKAWIASHESGGSYTARNGQYVGKYQLSSSYLNGDYSAANQEKVADSYVASRYGSWSAAQQHWLSNGWY
- a CDS encoding SDR family oxidoreductase, producing MSLKDKVIVITGASSGIGEATAKKLAGAGAKVVLGARRKDRLDKLVSEIKQANGQAIAQVTDVTSQEQVKSLIDLAVSEFGRLDVLYNNAGLMPISELHLLKVTEWEKMIDVNIKGVLYGIAAALPIMQKQGGGQIIATDSVAGHVVHPNTAVYAGTKFAVRTIMEGLRQEESQNNIRSMIVSPGAVETELYSTITDEKTKQNTYNSEREIGLKAEDIANAVAYAIDQPDNVSINEILLRPTKQQM